The Lepus europaeus isolate LE1 chromosome 21, mLepTim1.pri, whole genome shotgun sequence genome has a window encoding:
- the LOC133750990 gene encoding zinc finger protein OZF-like, translating into MDAVAIEVEEEAVTTEDASLLQKQSTEEMEPTVELLPVEFQELMTVKDEEMDFTQEEVEELNSAHKYIGMDMKVEHCGSLAFWDSESMPATEEFLLKQEDYERSPERELILERLQKGDAWSSRLIGTWECEGTLGRQPGNQKRDLRRVTVKHRKRPAGCHETGESSNPIRRRKMHPGKKPWECTACGKCFSYYSAFVPHQRTHTGEKPYACSQCGKAFSRSSSLLQHQRIHTGEKPYECDVCGKAFCHRSALLQHHTAHTGEKPYACEECGKAFSQSTYLIQHQRIHTGEKPYRCKDCEKAFNDTSSLIKHQRVHTGEKPYGCKECGKAFSDRSGLTQHRRTHTGEKPYECSECGKAFSYCSALLQHQGTHSAEKPYKCNECEKAFSDRSALVRHQRIHTGERPYKCRECEKAFSQSSSLTKHLRTHTGEKPYKCHDCDRAFSQSSSLIQHQKIHTRQKAYRSKKKGEKTCMFSLSST; encoded by the exons ATGGATGCCGTGGCCATCGAAGTGGAAGAAGAAG CTGTGACCACTGAAGATGCTTCTCTACTCCAAAAACAAAGCACAGAAGAAATGGAACCTAccgttgagctgctgcctgttgAGTTCCAG GAGTTGATGACAGtcaaagatgaagaaatggaCTTCACCCAAGAGGAGGTCGAAGAGCTGAATTCTGCCCACAAGTACATAGGCATGGATATGAAGGTGGAGCACTGTGGGAGCCTCGCATTTTGGG aTTCTGAATCTATGCCTGCAACTGAAGAATTCCTTTTAAAGCAGGAAGATTATGAACGATCACCTGAAAGAGAGCTGATACTAGAAAGACTTCAAAAGGGTGATGCTTGGAGCTCTAGGTTGATAGGAACCTGGGAATGTGAAGGCACATTGGGAAGGCAGCCAGGAAACCAGAAGAGAGACTTAAGGCGTGTCACAGTCAAACACAGGAAAAGGCCTGCGGGTTGTCATGAAACTGGGGAAAGTTCGAACCCCATCAGACGTCGGAAAATGCACCCCGGGAAAAAGCCGTGGGAGTGCACCGCGTGTGGCAAGTGCTTCAGTTACTACTCCGCCTTTGTCCCCCATCAGAGAACCCACACTGGCGAGAAGCCGTATGCATGTAGCCAGTGCGGCAAGGCCTTCAGTCGGAGTTCTTCACTCCTTCAGCATCAGAGAATCCACACTGGAGAGAAGCCCTACGAGTGTGATGTGTGCGGGAAAGCTTTCTGTCACCGTTCGGCCCTGCTGCAGCATCACACCGCTCACACGGGAGAGAAGCCCTATGCGTGCGAGGagtgtgggaaggccttcagCCAAAGCACGTATCTCATTCAGCATCAGCGCATACACACTGGGGAGAAGCCCTACAGATGCAAGGATTGTGAGAAAGCTTTCAACGATACCTCATCCCTCATTAAACACCAGAGGGTGCATACTGGAGAAAAACCCTACGGCTGCAaagagtgtgggaaagcctttagtGATCGGTCAGGCCTGACTCAGCATCGGAGAACCCACACGGGGGAAAAGCCGTATGAGTGCagtgagtgtgggaaagccttcagctACTGTTCAGCTCTTCTTCAGCATCAAGGTACTCACAGTGCGGAGAAGCCTTACAAATGTAATGAATGTGAGAAAGCCTTCAGCGACCGCTCAGCTCTTGtaagacatcagagaattcacactggcGAGAGACCTTACAAATGCAGAGAGTGTGAGAAGGCCTTCAGCCAGAGCTCATCCCTTACAAAGCATCTAAGAACTCACACTGGCGAGAAACCGTATAAATGCCATGATTGTGACAGAGCCTTCAGCCAGAGCTCATCTCTTATTCAACACCAGAAAATTCATACACGACAAAAAGCCTACAGAAGTAAGAAGAAGGGTGAGAAAACCTGTATGTTCAGCCTTTCATCAACATAA